The following is a genomic window from Amycolatopsis australiensis.
GTGCTCAACAGTTGGATGACTTCGCCGCCGTTACGGGGAACCTGCGGCTTAGCATCTGCGTCGGCCCGACTGACGGTTTTCGGGGGTTCCGGGTGGCGGAGCTCCCGGTCCGCGGCGAAGCCGCGGTTGTCACACTGACGGTTTTCGGGGGTTCCGGGTGGCGGAGCTCCCGGTCCGCGGCGCAGCCGCGGTTGTCACACTGACGGTTTTCGGGGGTTCCGGGTGGCGGAGCTCCCGGTCCGCGGCGCAGCCGCGGTTGTCACACTGACGGTTTTCGGGGGTTCCGGGTGGCGGAGCCCCCGGCCCGCGGCGAAGCCGCGGTTGTCACAGATCAGGCCGGGGGGCTTGGGGAGAGCGATGGAGCAGTTCGGGCCGTACCGGATCGAAGGCCTGCTCGGCCGCGGCGGCATGGGCGAGGTCCACCGCGCCTACGACACCGCGCACGATCGGGTCGTCGCGCTGAAGCTGTTGTCCGATCCGTTCGGGGCGGATGAGGCGTTCCGCGCGCGGTTCCGCCGCGAGTCGCAGATCGTGGCGCGGCTGCGGGAGCCGCACGTGATCCCGATCCACGCCTACGGCGAGATCGACGGCCGTCTCTACCTCGACATGCGGCTCGTCGAGGGCCGTGACCTCAAGGAGCTGCTCGCGGACGGGCCGCTCGAGCCGGTTCGGGCCGCCGGCATCGTCGAGCAGGTCGCCGGCGCGCTCGACGCCGCGCACGCGGATGGCCTGGTGCACCGCGACGTCAAGCCGTCCAATGTGCTCGTCACGAGCGCGGACTTCGTCTATCTCGTGGACTTCGGCATCGCGCGGTCGATGACCGCCGAAGGGACGTCCATCACGGGCACCGGGAACGTGATCGGCACGCTCGACTACATGGCGCCGGAACGCTTCGGCGACGCCCCGATCACCGGGCTCGTCGACGTCTACGCGCTCGCCTGCGTGTTCTTCGAATGCCTGACCGGGCGGCGCCCGTTCCCGGCCGAGGGTGCGGCCGCGCAGATGGGCGCACACCTGACGGCGCCGCCGCCGGTGCCGTCCCGTGAACGGCCCGGGCTGCCACCGGCGCTGGACGCGGTTGTGGCGCGCGGGATGGCGAAGAACCCGGCCGAGCGCTACCCGACGGCGGGCGCGTTCGCCGAGGCCGTCCGGGCCGCGTTGACGGCGCCGGTGCCGCCGGTCCCGACGTGGCAGAAGACGCTCCCGGGCCCGGTGACCCCGCCGCGAGCGATCCCGATCCCGGCGGCGCCGTACGCGGGACCGCCGACCGGGCCGTACCCCGGGCCCGCGCGGTTCACGGGGCCGTCGGGCAAGGTCGCCCCGGCGTCGCCGCCCCGCCAGACGCAGCGGAACCGGTGGATCGCGTTGTGCGTGGCGCTGGCCGGGGTCGTCGTGGTCGCGCTCCTGGTGACGTATCTGGTGACGCGGGACAAGACGGCGCAGACCGGCGGTCCCGGCCCGAGCACGCCGATGATGGAGACCAGCAGCCCGCCGACGAGTCCCGAGCCGACGAAGTCGGCGCAGCGACCGACGATAACGGCCCCGAAGCCGGTACACGACACGAGGCTGTATGACGCGATCCCGGCGGCGTACAAGGGAAACGCGAGCTGCGGCGACGCAACCCCGGACGCGGGTGCGGAGGCGGCGGTGGAGTGCGCGGACTCGAACGTCGGCGACACCCCATCGGGCAATGTGGTGTTGAAGCAGCCGACGGGCGCCCGGTTCCTGCGTTTCCCGAACGCGGCCGCAATGGATGCGTTCTTCCAGGAGATAGTCCGAACCCAGGGCCTGACCCGAAACGACGCGCTGGGGGCGTGCCGTCCGTTGAAGGCCCCGAAGATCTGGGGAACGTACTACCGCGCGGAGACCCGCCACCCGGTCGACGGCGAGTATCTGACGTGCTTCCTGGGCGACCCGGCGATGTTGGTGTGGACGGACAAGCAGAACCTCATGGCGGGCGTGCTGAAGTCGACGAAGGCCACCAACGCCGACGAGCTGGACCAGCTCTATTACTGGTGGAACGAGCAGATCCTGTCCACCATGCCGGGCGGCTGAACCAGGGGAAGGTTGAGCCGGCGAGCTTGACCACTTCGTCGAGCCTGGGAACGAAGAACACATCCGGCGGGCACAGGCGGTCCACCGCGCGCCAGTTCTTCGGCGCCGGGGCCAGCACCGCGGTGCAGCAAAACGGGCGGGCCAAGTCGGTACTCGTCTTGGCCCGCCCGGTCGATTCCAGCGCTAGCGGCCGCCGCCCATGTACTGCGGGTCGGGCTGGGGCAGGTCCGCCGGAGGCTGGCCGTCCATGATGTTCTTCATCGCGCCGAACCATGTCCGCGCCGGGGCCTTGCCACCGAAGATGTTGCCGCTGCCGCACACCCGGACGTTGCCCGGGCCCGCGTCGCAGATGCCGCCCTGGCCGCCGCCGAACTTGAACGTCATCGCCGCGCCCGCCAGTTGCGGTGTGCCGCCCACGAACGTTGCCGAGACGTTGCCCTGGGTCGTTCCGGTTTTGCCGATCATCGGCCGGTCCCAGCCGACGCCGTTCGCCGCCTGGAACGACGTGCCGCCCGGCTGGTCGTCCTTGCTCATGCCGACCGCGAGCGTGTTCGCCAGCGGCTCGGGCACCGCCTGCTCGCACGGCGCTTCCTTGACCGGGATCGCCTGGCCGTTGCGGTCGGTCACGGCCGCGATCGGTGTCGGCGGGCACCAGACGCCGCCGGAGAGGATCGTCGCCGCGACGTTGCCCAGCTCCAGGCCGCTGAGCGGGCTGAAGCCCAGCGTGAACGCGCCGAAGCCCGGCCAGTTGCCCCTCGGGCCGTAGAACTCGGCCTGGCTCAGGCGCTTTTCGTCCTTGTCCGCCTTCGGGTCGACGGTCCCGCCGCCCGCGTTGCTCGCCATCGTGTCGCGCATACCCAGCCGCCGGGCCATGTCGATGCCCGGCGCCGTGCTGCCGAGCCGGTCCTCGAGCTCGACGAACGTGGTGTTCGGCGACGTCGCCAGCGCCGTCTGGATCGTCGCGCCTTCGGCGATCCGGCTGTAGTCGCCGGCGTTGCCGACGCAGTACCAGCGCGAACGCAGTGGCGGCCCGGTCGGCGGGCAGTTGTTGCCGCCACCGGAGAACACGTGCGAGACGTAGGTGTCCGGCACCTGCACCGGCGAGAAGATCCCCGCGATGCCCTTCTCCATGGCCGCGGCCGTGGTGAAGATCTTGTACGTCGACCCCGCGCCACCGGTGTTGTAGACGCCGGTGGGCAGCGCGTACGTCGTCTGGCCGTCATCCTGGTTCTGGCCGTAGTCGCGATTCGCTGCCAGCGCGACCACCTCGTGCCGGTTCTTGCCCGGTTTGACCAGCGACAACGTGTTCGCCACGTACTTCTGGGTCTTGTTGACCTGCGTCTCGGCGGAAACCTTCGCTTCGTGGTTCGCCTTCTCGTCCAGCGTGCTCTTGATCGTGTAGCCGCCGGTGTAGAGCTGGTCCTTGGTGAACCCGGCCTTGATCAGGTAGTCCTCGACGTACTGGCAGAAGAACCCGGACTCCGGGCCCGCGCCGATGCAGTTGGCCGCCGGCTTGGCCGGGAAGTCCGGCACCACGCCCAGCGGCTCGCCCTTGAAGCGGTCCGCGTCGGCCTTGGCCAGCTTCTTGTTGTCCACCATCCGGTCGAGGACCAGGTTGCGGCGCTGGGTGGCCTTGTCCGGGTGCTTCCACGGGTCGTTGTTGATCGGGTTGTTCACCAGACCGGCCAGCAGCGCCGCCTGCGGCACCGTGAGCTTCTCCGGCGTCGTGTTGAAGTAGGCGTGCGCGGCGGCGCCGATCCCGTAGATCTGGCGGGAGAACTCGACGATGTTCAGGTAGCCGGCGAGGATCTGCTGCTTGGACAGCTTCGTCTCGAGCTGGATCGCGATCCGCGCTTCCTTGAGCTTGCGGGCGATCGACTGCTCCTGGGCCTTCTTCTGGCCGACCTGGTCGTTGCGGTAGACAACGTTGATCAGGTAGTTCTTCACGTACTGCTGGGTCAGCGTCGAGGCACCCTGGGTGTCGGCGCCGGTGCTGTTGCTGACGGCCGCGCGCAGCGTGCCCTGCCAGTCGACGCCGTGGTGCTCGTAGAAGCGCTTGTCCTCGACCGAGACGAGTGCCCACTTCATGGCCTCGTTGATCTGGTCCGGGGTGATCGGCAGCCGGTACTGGTCGTACAGCGTCGCGATCGGCTTGCCGGTGCTGTCGGTGACCGTCGTGACCAGCGGCGGCGGGATGTCGGCGAGGTCGGATGAAGTCTTCTCCACCGTCTCGCTCGCCTGGTTGGACATGACACCGGCGGCCCCCACCACCGGGAAGAGCATGCCGGCGACGAGCACCCCCGCGAGCAGGCAGAGGCCGATGAGCTTGAACAAACCATCCGCTTTTCGCACGAGGGCCAGGCTACCCGGAGTGAGTCGGGCGCCGGTGACGCCGTGTCTCCGAGGGTGTGAATTCAGTGACAAAACCGACCCCCTTCGGTGACATCTGGTAACGGAAGGCATCCTGGGTCTCGACGGGGGGAACCGAGGGCCCCTACAGTCCGTCAACGTCTCACGAAGAAAAGCCGACGGATGGATCAACGCGGGTGGGAGCTCGTCTGGTCCGAACGGCGGCACCGGCACCGGGGAGGTGCCCGGGTAACCGACGTGAGCAGAGGGAGACACGCTCGCGGGGGCAAGGGAGCGCATGCCTTTCCCCGCTGGTGCGTCGATCACCAGGGTAGGGAGCTGGGGGTATGGAAACCAACCAGTCGAGCTGGCGAATCAACGCGTCCTGCCGGGACGCCGACCCGGACGGCCTGTTCGTCCGGGGCGCGGAACAGAACCGGGCCAAAGCGGTCTGCATGGGCTGCCCGGTCCGGACCGAATGCCTCGCCGAAGCACTCGACGGCCGGATCAACTTCGGCGTGTGGGGAGGCATGACCGAACGGGAGCGGCGGGCGTTGCTGCGCCGCCGCCCCGACGTGGTGAGCTGGGCGGACCTGCTCGAAGCGGCCAAGCGGGACGCGCAGGAGCGGGTCGAGGTCGGCTGAGAAGCCACAGCCGGTCGTGAGTGAGAAACAGGGTTAGAACACTGTTTCTCACTCACGACGGATGGACTGTCAACCGGCGAGCTTCGTGCCGATGTCGCGCAGGCCGTCGAGGTCGTGCACGTCGCCGGCCAGCGCGGGCACCCGGGCCAGCGCCACCTCGGGGTGCGC
Proteins encoded in this region:
- a CDS encoding transglycosylase domain-containing protein, producing MRKADGLFKLIGLCLLAGVLVAGMLFPVVGAAGVMSNQASETVEKTSSDLADIPPPLVTTVTDSTGKPIATLYDQYRLPITPDQINEAMKWALVSVEDKRFYEHHGVDWQGTLRAAVSNSTGADTQGASTLTQQYVKNYLINVVYRNDQVGQKKAQEQSIARKLKEARIAIQLETKLSKQQILAGYLNIVEFSRQIYGIGAAAHAYFNTTPEKLTVPQAALLAGLVNNPINNDPWKHPDKATQRRNLVLDRMVDNKKLAKADADRFKGEPLGVVPDFPAKPAANCIGAGPESGFFCQYVEDYLIKAGFTKDQLYTGGYTIKSTLDEKANHEAKVSAETQVNKTQKYVANTLSLVKPGKNRHEVVALAANRDYGQNQDDGQTTYALPTGVYNTGGAGSTYKIFTTAAAMEKGIAGIFSPVQVPDTYVSHVFSGGGNNCPPTGPPLRSRWYCVGNAGDYSRIAEGATIQTALATSPNTTFVELEDRLGSTAPGIDMARRLGMRDTMASNAGGGTVDPKADKDEKRLSQAEFYGPRGNWPGFGAFTLGFSPLSGLELGNVAATILSGGVWCPPTPIAAVTDRNGQAIPVKEAPCEQAVPEPLANTLAVGMSKDDQPGGTSFQAANGVGWDRPMIGKTGTTQGNVSATFVGGTPQLAGAAMTFKFGGGQGGICDAGPGNVRVCGSGNIFGGKAPARTWFGAMKNIMDGQPPADLPQPDPQYMGGGR
- a CDS encoding WhiB family transcriptional regulator — its product is METNQSSWRINASCRDADPDGLFVRGAEQNRAKAVCMGCPVRTECLAEALDGRINFGVWGGMTERERRALLRRRPDVVSWADLLEAAKRDAQERVEVG
- a CDS encoding serine/threonine-protein kinase — encoded protein: MEQFGPYRIEGLLGRGGMGEVHRAYDTAHDRVVALKLLSDPFGADEAFRARFRRESQIVARLREPHVIPIHAYGEIDGRLYLDMRLVEGRDLKELLADGPLEPVRAAGIVEQVAGALDAAHADGLVHRDVKPSNVLVTSADFVYLVDFGIARSMTAEGTSITGTGNVIGTLDYMAPERFGDAPITGLVDVYALACVFFECLTGRRPFPAEGAAAQMGAHLTAPPPVPSRERPGLPPALDAVVARGMAKNPAERYPTAGAFAEAVRAALTAPVPPVPTWQKTLPGPVTPPRAIPIPAAPYAGPPTGPYPGPARFTGPSGKVAPASPPRQTQRNRWIALCVALAGVVVVALLVTYLVTRDKTAQTGGPGPSTPMMETSSPPTSPEPTKSAQRPTITAPKPVHDTRLYDAIPAAYKGNASCGDATPDAGAEAAVECADSNVGDTPSGNVVLKQPTGARFLRFPNAAAMDAFFQEIVRTQGLTRNDALGACRPLKAPKIWGTYYRAETRHPVDGEYLTCFLGDPAMLVWTDKQNLMAGVLKSTKATNADELDQLYYWWNEQILSTMPGG